From Rhodococcus sp. B7740, one genomic window encodes:
- a CDS encoding universal stress protein, whose amino-acid sequence MTASNRIVVGVDGSATSLGAVRWATREAVRRHAPLELVTSSLFAPGTYGDAISLRMGAFTDPDIEAKRVLTAAVDAAHKTAAGNSLILDTRLEHGSAARNLTHFDVAPAMIVVGSRGLGEFTGGLIGSVSTAVVSHAKCPVAVIKSTIVGDGPVVVGVDCTSNSQPAIGFALQEASLRGVDLVAVHAWSDLELGSVLTRDDEGPWVDSELAEKTSLAESLAGWSEDYPDVTIHRVVVRDRPVRELVRASDTAQLIVVGSRGRGGFASMLLGSTSRAVLHSVDVPVVVVPTNR is encoded by the coding sequence ATGACTGCATCGAACCGGATAGTCGTCGGAGTCGACGGATCCGCCACATCCCTCGGCGCGGTCCGCTGGGCGACGCGCGAGGCTGTTCGACGCCACGCCCCGCTCGAGCTGGTCACGTCGTCGCTGTTTGCACCGGGAACCTACGGTGACGCCATCAGCCTTCGGATGGGCGCGTTCACGGACCCCGATATCGAGGCCAAGCGTGTGCTGACCGCAGCGGTCGATGCTGCGCACAAGACGGCGGCCGGTAATTCACTGATTCTCGACACTCGCCTCGAGCACGGCTCCGCTGCAAGAAACCTGACGCATTTCGACGTCGCACCAGCCATGATCGTGGTCGGGTCGAGGGGTCTCGGCGAGTTCACCGGCGGACTGATCGGGTCGGTCAGCACCGCGGTGGTATCGCACGCCAAATGCCCTGTGGCAGTGATCAAGTCGACCATCGTCGGCGACGGACCGGTCGTCGTCGGTGTGGATTGCACGTCCAACAGCCAACCGGCCATCGGGTTCGCCCTCCAGGAAGCATCGCTGCGGGGGGTCGACCTCGTTGCGGTGCACGCCTGGAGCGACCTCGAACTGGGCAGCGTGTTGACGCGCGACGACGAGGGACCGTGGGTCGACTCCGAACTCGCCGAGAAGACGTCGTTGGCGGAGAGCCTGGCCGGATGGTCGGAGGACTATCCGGACGTCACCATCCACCGGGTGGTGGTTCGGGACAGGCCGGTTCGTGAACTGGTCCGTGCGTCCGATACTGCGCAGTTGATCGTCGTGGGGAGCCGTGGTCGGGGCGGATTCGCGTCGATGCTTCTCGGTTCCACCTCACGTGCGGTGCTGCATTCGGTGGACGTTCCCGTCGTCGTCGTTCCCACGAACCGATGA
- a CDS encoding phosphoketolase family protein, with protein sequence MTTPTVDTTYDSEKLDADLRYWAAANYLTVAQIYLQDNVLLRRPLEAEHIKPRLLGHWGTSPGLSMIYTLLNRVIRRTHSDWLYVTGPGHGGPAMVANTYLEGTYSEIYPDISLDSDGVRRLCRQFSTPGGIPSHVSVQTPGSIHEGGELGYALVHAAGAAFDNPDLIVACVVGDGEAETGPLSGSWKIPAFLNPVRDGAVLPILHLNDGKISGPTVLGRSADLAVERFLRSQGWTPIFVEGTDPREVFPALESALTRAHDAIGRVRHAARGGNPRGDIAWPAIVLRTPKGWTGPHEVDGKRIEGTHWAHQVPLSGVQENPAHLELLEKWLLSYDPRSLFDDNGAPVASIRELVPSGTERLGATPYANGGVLLQPLVIRDLENYALTVESPGRTSHETTTVLGEMMRDIYLDNAQPNGGGNFRLFCPDETASNRLQAVFEATDRCWQLPTTEFDDDLGPDGRVMEVLSEHLCEGWLEAYLLSGRHGLFASYEAFAMVSVSMLIQHTKWLQHAATLPWRAPVASLNVLLTSTCWRNDHNGFSHQGPGLIDAVIPLAPDVVRVWLPPDSNTLLAVADHCFRSRGHVNVLVVDKQSHPQYLTLPEARAHAAAGASRWDWAGTEVADADEDPAIVLACAGDVPTEETLAAADLLRTWTPELRVRVVNVIDLMALLPVVDHPHGFSDEQFVDLFTASVDVVFAFHGYPRAVHQLVHGRPEPQRFHVRGFIEQGTTTTPFDMVVLNKISRYHLALAALDRAHTAPAGAEELRQHCQDRLARHDAYIREHFEDLPEIRQWRWS encoded by the coding sequence ATGACCACGCCGACCGTCGACACCACATACGATTCCGAGAAACTGGACGCAGACCTGCGTTATTGGGCTGCGGCGAACTATCTGACGGTGGCTCAGATCTACCTGCAGGACAACGTATTGCTGCGTCGGCCACTGGAAGCGGAGCACATCAAGCCGAGGCTGCTCGGGCATTGGGGCACCAGTCCCGGCCTGTCGATGATCTACACCCTCCTCAACCGCGTGATTCGCCGAACCCATTCGGACTGGCTGTACGTCACCGGGCCGGGACACGGCGGCCCGGCGATGGTGGCGAACACCTACCTCGAAGGCACGTACAGCGAGATCTACCCGGACATCTCGCTCGACAGCGACGGAGTCCGACGGCTGTGCCGTCAATTCTCCACTCCCGGAGGCATTCCGAGCCACGTGAGCGTACAGACCCCGGGCAGCATTCACGAGGGCGGCGAGCTGGGCTACGCCCTCGTCCACGCCGCCGGCGCAGCGTTCGACAATCCCGATCTGATCGTCGCCTGTGTAGTCGGGGACGGTGAGGCCGAAACCGGTCCCCTGTCCGGTTCGTGGAAGATCCCCGCCTTTCTCAACCCGGTCCGTGACGGCGCAGTGTTGCCGATCCTGCATCTCAACGATGGAAAGATCTCCGGCCCGACGGTTCTCGGCCGTAGCGCCGACCTGGCAGTCGAACGCTTCCTACGGAGCCAGGGGTGGACACCGATCTTCGTCGAGGGCACCGACCCGCGAGAGGTGTTCCCGGCCCTCGAATCTGCCCTCACTCGCGCCCACGATGCGATCGGGAGAGTTCGGCACGCCGCACGAGGCGGCAACCCACGAGGCGACATCGCCTGGCCCGCCATCGTTCTGCGTACGCCCAAGGGCTGGACCGGTCCGCACGAGGTGGACGGCAAGCGCATCGAGGGCACCCACTGGGCGCACCAGGTGCCGTTGTCGGGTGTCCAGGAGAATCCTGCACACCTGGAACTGCTCGAGAAGTGGCTGCTGTCCTACGATCCCCGATCGTTGTTCGACGACAACGGTGCCCCGGTGGCGTCGATTCGGGAGCTCGTACCGTCGGGCACCGAACGTCTCGGTGCCACCCCGTACGCAAACGGCGGTGTGCTGCTGCAGCCCTTGGTCATTCGAGACCTCGAGAACTACGCGCTCACCGTCGAGTCCCCTGGTCGCACGTCGCACGAGACGACCACCGTACTCGGGGAGATGATGCGCGATATCTACCTCGACAACGCCCAGCCCAACGGCGGCGGCAACTTTCGCCTGTTCTGTCCCGACGAGACCGCGAGCAACCGCCTGCAGGCCGTGTTCGAGGCCACCGACCGGTGCTGGCAGCTGCCGACCACCGAGTTCGACGACGATCTCGGTCCCGACGGCCGCGTGATGGAGGTGCTCAGCGAGCATCTGTGCGAGGGCTGGCTCGAGGCGTACTTGCTGTCGGGTCGACACGGCCTGTTCGCGAGCTACGAGGCCTTTGCCATGGTGAGCGTGTCGATGCTGATCCAGCACACCAAGTGGCTCCAGCACGCGGCAACGCTCCCCTGGCGCGCACCCGTTGCGTCGCTCAACGTGCTGCTCACCAGCACGTGTTGGCGCAACGACCACAACGGATTCAGCCATCAGGGTCCCGGGCTGATCGACGCGGTGATTCCCCTGGCGCCGGACGTGGTGCGCGTATGGCTGCCACCGGACTCCAATACCCTGCTCGCCGTTGCCGATCACTGCTTCCGCAGTCGAGGTCACGTCAACGTTCTGGTGGTGGACAAGCAGAGTCACCCGCAGTATCTGACGCTTCCCGAGGCACGCGCGCACGCAGCGGCCGGTGCGTCCCGCTGGGACTGGGCCGGCACCGAAGTGGCCGATGCCGACGAGGACCCCGCGATAGTGCTGGCCTGTGCCGGCGACGTGCCGACCGAGGAAACCCTCGCTGCCGCAGACTTGTTGCGCACGTGGACTCCCGAACTCAGGGTTCGCGTGGTCAACGTCATCGATCTGATGGCGCTGCTCCCCGTCGTCGATCATCCGCACGGATTCTCCGACGAGCAGTTCGTGGATCTGTTCACCGCGTCGGTCGATGTGGTCTTCGCGTTCCACGGTTATCCCCGTGCGGTGCATCAACTGGTGCACGGCAGACCCGAACCCCAACGGTTCCACGTTCGCGGATTCATCGAACAGGGCACCACGACAACACCGTTCGACATGGTGGTGCTGAACAAGATCAGTCGGTATCACCTCGCGCTCGCTGCACTGGACCGAGCGCACACTGCGCCGGCCGGTGCCGAGGAACTGCGGCAGCACTGCCAGGACCGACTCGCACGACACGACGCCTACATCCGGGAGCACTTCGAGGACCTCCCCGAGATTCGGCAGTGGCGGTGGTCGTGA
- a CDS encoding universal stress protein: MSTSRQSPIVVGVDGSGSSLDAVGWAARAAELRGLPVKLVSAYQVKVPYTSFVALPSHIGSEEHTVAESTLAWASLVARRSVKNPDALTIMSESIVGPTIQAMLDQSSSASMMVVGSRGNGEYFAELLGSVSTAVAVRAHCPVVIVPGSVEVDSSRGPVVLGIDGSPDNQKAVRLAFEEASLRGTELVAVHVSTDEPISSPDASETDRSDAIVSNGRTVLAESLSGWSEQYPDVVVQQMVLRGNVVEKILEVSPRAQAVVVGSTGRNGFGDRLLGSTVRSLAHRVDCPLIIARG; this comes from the coding sequence ATGAGTACCTCGAGGCAGTCTCCGATCGTCGTCGGTGTCGACGGCTCCGGCTCCTCGCTCGACGCAGTCGGTTGGGCCGCGCGTGCGGCCGAGTTGCGTGGACTACCGGTGAAGCTGGTGTCCGCTTACCAAGTCAAGGTCCCGTACACGAGTTTCGTCGCGCTGCCGTCTCACATCGGCTCCGAGGAGCACACAGTCGCAGAGTCGACCCTGGCCTGGGCGTCGCTGGTTGCTCGACGTTCGGTGAAGAACCCGGACGCGCTCACCATCATGAGCGAATCGATTGTGGGACCGACGATTCAGGCCATGCTCGATCAGAGCTCGAGTGCGTCGATGATGGTGGTCGGCTCGCGCGGCAACGGCGAATACTTCGCCGAACTGCTCGGCTCGGTGAGCACCGCGGTGGCGGTTCGAGCGCACTGCCCAGTGGTCATCGTGCCGGGAAGCGTCGAGGTGGATTCGTCACGAGGCCCTGTTGTCCTCGGAATCGACGGGTCGCCGGACAACCAGAAGGCTGTTCGGTTGGCATTCGAAGAGGCCTCACTCCGAGGAACAGAATTGGTTGCAGTCCACGTGTCGACGGACGAACCGATCTCGTCACCCGATGCGTCCGAGACCGACAGATCCGACGCGATCGTGTCGAACGGTCGAACCGTGTTGGCCGAGAGCCTGTCCGGCTGGAGCGAACAATATCCGGATGTAGTGGTTCAGCAAATGGTGTTGCGCGGCAATGTGGTCGAGAAGATCCTCGAGGTATCACCCCGTGCGCAGGCCGTCGTCGTCGGTTCGACCGGCCGCAACGGTTTCGGCGACCGACTTCTCGGATCCACCGTCCGTTCGCTGGCCCACCGCGTCGACTGTCCGTTGATCATCGCCCGCGGGTAG
- a CDS encoding universal stress protein, with amino-acid sequence MNTSHTTGPVVVGTDGSETALDAVRFAVHEARGRTTTLRLVHVIDEHAMPETVYGAPDVDGDYACAALSRAAEVAAETDPGVTVESIVLQGSPESVMATEAGSASLLVLGTTAVGAVAAAVLGSTVGAVVEASPRPVAIVRHFDAERRGPVVAALGDADVIGTDVVVAQAFCEASMRGTSVLAVHTRSAASILASALGGPADGLDPESAIDVRLEPFGADYPNIRVASVYAEADSGSELVAVSETAQLMVVGHERDRVPGRTLTAVLRHAHCPVLVVPHA; translated from the coding sequence ATGAACACTTCACACACCACCGGTCCGGTCGTTGTGGGTACCGACGGGTCGGAGACGGCACTCGATGCCGTCCGCTTCGCCGTGCACGAAGCACGAGGGCGAACCACAACCCTTCGCTTGGTACACGTGATCGACGAACATGCGATGCCCGAAACCGTCTACGGGGCGCCGGACGTGGACGGTGATTACGCGTGTGCGGCGTTGAGCCGCGCAGCGGAGGTGGCGGCGGAGACCGACCCGGGCGTTACGGTCGAATCGATCGTGCTGCAGGGAAGTCCCGAATCGGTGATGGCGACGGAAGCCGGATCCGCGTCCCTGCTCGTACTGGGAACCACCGCCGTCGGTGCAGTGGCCGCCGCGGTGCTCGGATCGACGGTCGGTGCAGTGGTCGAAGCCTCGCCTCGACCCGTAGCGATCGTCCGTCACTTCGACGCCGAACGTCGCGGCCCTGTGGTCGCGGCACTGGGGGATGCCGACGTGATCGGAACCGACGTCGTTGTGGCTCAGGCATTCTGCGAGGCGTCGATGCGGGGGACCAGCGTGCTGGCGGTGCACACCCGATCTGCCGCATCCATTCTCGCGTCCGCCCTCGGTGGCCCTGCTGACGGGTTAGATCCCGAATCGGCAATAGACGTTCGGCTCGAACCCTTCGGCGCGGACTACCCGAACATTCGCGTGGCGTCGGTGTACGCCGAGGCCGACTCAGGATCGGAGTTGGTCGCTGTGTCCGAGACAGCCCAGCTGATGGTGGTCGGTCACGAACGAGACCGAGTGCCGGGACGAACACTGACCGCCGTACTGCGGCATGCCCATTGCCCCGTCCTCGTCGTCCCGCACGCATGA
- a CDS encoding ABC transporter ATP-binding protein, whose protein sequence is MSSPIEVRSLVKQYGGKTVIDDMSFVVRRGSVTGFLGPNGSGKSTTMRLIVGLDHPTSGTTLVNGIPYAHLPRPLLTVGTLLDSEAVHPGRSAYDHLRYLAQTQGISKQRIAEVLELVSLSDVGRERAGSYSLGMRKRLGLAAALLGDPPVLILDEPVNGLDPDGIYWMRNLMKHLAGEGRTVFVSSHLMGEMAQTADHLVVIDRGRVIAQCTPSELIARSSEASVAVTSSDSTLLASFIREAGGHCVVSGPQSLTVRGMSAHRVGELAQQRGIAIYELTPREASLEEAFRKLTHLGDFVDQERPLASHTTAGGSS, encoded by the coding sequence ATGAGCAGTCCGATCGAGGTGCGTTCGCTCGTCAAGCAGTACGGTGGCAAGACCGTCATCGACGATATGTCGTTCGTCGTTCGACGCGGTTCCGTAACAGGCTTTCTCGGTCCCAATGGTTCCGGAAAGTCCACAACCATGCGGTTGATAGTCGGATTGGATCATCCGACCAGCGGCACGACGCTGGTCAACGGTATCCCGTACGCACATCTACCTCGCCCTCTGCTGACCGTCGGCACTCTGCTGGACTCGGAGGCCGTACATCCGGGCAGATCGGCGTACGACCACTTACGCTATCTTGCTCAGACACAGGGCATTTCCAAGCAACGTATCGCCGAGGTGCTCGAGCTGGTGAGCCTGAGTGACGTCGGCCGCGAACGGGCCGGCTCGTACTCACTCGGCATGCGTAAACGACTGGGCCTGGCCGCAGCGCTCCTGGGTGATCCGCCTGTGTTGATCTTGGACGAGCCCGTCAACGGCCTGGACCCGGACGGTATCTACTGGATGCGAAACCTCATGAAGCACCTCGCCGGCGAAGGCCGGACGGTGTTCGTCTCGAGTCATCTCATGGGCGAAATGGCGCAGACGGCAGATCATCTCGTCGTCATCGACCGTGGGCGAGTGATCGCCCAATGCACCCCGAGCGAGTTGATTGCGCGAAGCAGTGAGGCGTCGGTGGCGGTGACCTCGTCCGACTCGACGTTGCTCGCCTCATTCATCCGAGAGGCCGGTGGTCACTGCGTCGTCAGCGGTCCGCAATCGCTGACCGTACGTGGGATGTCTGCGCATCGGGTCGGTGAACTTGCGCAACAGCGCGGGATAGCGATCTACGAACTGACTCCGCGGGAGGCATCCCTCGAAGAAGCCTTCAGGAAGCTGACACATCTTGGCGACTTCGTCGACCAGGAGCGCCCGCTCGCCTCCCACACCACCGCAGGTGGTTCGTCATGA
- a CDS encoding ABC transporter permease subunit, producing MSATSTPVAPLHRTRAASIVGIAKSEYTKLISLRSTTWSLALLVLITVGFTGFFMWFTVAYWDRMDPISRSQVLADPGRQILGAGFQLGQLAVCVLGVLVITSEYASGTIRASLLAVPSRIPVLIAKSAVFVVLVFVVGEIAAFPTFFLGSAILRSQVSVALSDPGVLRAVIGVGLYLALLGVMSIAVGAIVRHTAGAITGVIGFVLVLAPLAQLLPGTVGKHIAAYLPSQAGSMIASPRQAPSDLLSPWEGFTVGVIWTALLIVLAAYLLRRRDA from the coding sequence ATGAGCGCAACGTCCACCCCGGTCGCTCCTCTCCACAGGACGCGGGCCGCGTCGATCGTCGGAATCGCGAAGTCCGAGTACACGAAGTTGATCTCGCTTCGCTCCACGACCTGGTCGCTGGCGTTGCTGGTGCTGATCACAGTCGGTTTCACCGGATTCTTCATGTGGTTCACCGTCGCGTACTGGGACCGAATGGACCCGATCTCTCGATCTCAGGTCCTTGCCGACCCCGGCCGTCAGATTCTCGGTGCCGGCTTCCAGCTCGGCCAGTTGGCCGTCTGCGTCCTCGGGGTTCTGGTCATCACGAGCGAATACGCCAGCGGCACGATCCGGGCCAGTCTTCTCGCAGTGCCGTCGCGGATTCCCGTGTTGATCGCGAAATCGGCAGTGTTCGTTGTCCTCGTCTTCGTCGTCGGTGAAATCGCTGCTTTTCCGACGTTCTTCCTGGGGTCGGCGATTCTGCGATCTCAGGTTTCGGTAGCGCTGAGCGACCCGGGGGTTCTGCGCGCGGTGATCGGGGTCGGGCTGTATCTGGCTCTGCTCGGCGTGATGTCGATTGCTGTCGGTGCCATCGTGCGACACACCGCCGGAGCGATCACCGGAGTCATCGGCTTCGTCCTGGTTCTGGCACCCCTGGCACAGTTGCTGCCCGGCACCGTCGGCAAACACATCGCGGCGTACCTGCCCTCTCAGGCGGGAAGCATGATCGCCTCGCCCCGGCAAGCACCGAGCGATCTCCTCTCCCCCTGGGAGGGATTCACGGTCGGTGTCATCTGGACTGCGCTGCTGATCGTGCTGGCGGCGTATCTCCTGCGACGACGGGACGCGTGA
- a CDS encoding flavodoxin domain-containing protein yields MRILIATASRHGSTREIGHWLASALSRELSRGDLRATVDVRDASDVDSIAEYDAAIIGSGVYMGRWLRDARRLVAREQAELRTLPVWLFSSGPVDDSTGAQGQPKERKAREGKADWAIEHRTFGGKLDRSQLSRFERAVVRLIGASDGDSRSSAEVCRWAEDICRVLAERLPHSNSAVDRRPAPDA; encoded by the coding sequence ATGCGTATCCTGATCGCGACCGCCAGCCGCCACGGATCCACCCGAGAGATCGGACACTGGCTCGCTTCGGCGCTCTCGCGCGAACTGTCCAGGGGCGACCTCAGGGCCACTGTCGACGTTCGCGACGCATCGGATGTGGACAGCATCGCCGAGTACGACGCGGCGATCATCGGTAGCGGGGTGTACATGGGTAGATGGCTCCGAGACGCCCGCAGGCTGGTCGCCAGAGAGCAGGCCGAGCTGAGAACCCTTCCGGTGTGGCTCTTCTCGAGTGGTCCAGTGGACGACAGCACTGGGGCCCAAGGTCAGCCGAAAGAACGGAAGGCGAGAGAAGGCAAGGCGGACTGGGCGATCGAACACCGTACGTTCGGGGGCAAGCTGGACCGGTCACAACTGTCGCGATTCGAGCGCGCGGTTGTTCGGTTGATCGGTGCCTCGGACGGTGACAGCAGATCATCGGCCGAGGTCTGTCGTTGGGCAGAAGACATCTGCCGTGTCCTCGCCGAACGGTTGCCGCACTCCAACTCCGCCGTCGACCGACGCCCAGCACCGGACGCGTAG
- a CDS encoding DUF1003 domain-containing protein has protein sequence MGSWPFVFLFVSVMALWAAYNQNDGFDPYPFILLNLFLSMIAGLQGAILLISAKRADSVSSEVAVHTLSNTALLQDMIEANTVLTESVARLAEEIHTHVCPAAHR, from the coding sequence ATGGGTTCGTGGCCGTTCGTGTTCCTGTTCGTCAGCGTGATGGCGCTGTGGGCCGCGTACAACCAGAACGATGGATTCGATCCGTACCCCTTCATTCTGCTCAACCTGTTCCTGTCGATGATCGCGGGACTTCAAGGTGCCATTCTGCTGATTTCCGCCAAACGCGCAGATTCGGTCAGCAGCGAGGTTGCCGTGCATACGCTTTCGAATACTGCCCTGCTACAGGACATGATCGAAGCCAATACCGTCTTGACCGAATCGGTGGCTCGGTTGGCGGAAGAGATCCACACGCACGTCTGCCCGGCGGCGCACCGCTGA
- a CDS encoding flavodoxin domain-containing protein, whose protein sequence is MEILVAAAGRHGATESLGQEMARVFRHDGAHVDLCAPDSVDDVGRYDAVVIGSAVYSDRWVPSVNGLVDRVSRSAHPPVWLFSCGPLHSSERPVNDTADAAHAVSVLNARAHRTFPGRLDVDALSVGERQVFFGSGAMAGDFRDWVLVCNWAREIIAWLEGGECGS, encoded by the coding sequence GTGGAGATACTGGTTGCGGCGGCGGGGCGTCACGGTGCAACGGAGTCGCTCGGGCAGGAGATGGCGCGGGTGTTTCGGCACGACGGTGCCCATGTGGATCTGTGTGCTCCTGACTCCGTCGACGACGTCGGACGCTACGACGCTGTGGTCATCGGCAGCGCCGTCTACTCCGATCGCTGGGTCCCGTCGGTCAACGGCTTGGTAGACCGAGTGTCGAGGTCGGCGCATCCGCCCGTATGGCTGTTCTCCTGCGGGCCGTTGCATTCGAGTGAGCGACCGGTCAACGACACCGCCGATGCCGCACATGCAGTCTCGGTGTTGAATGCCCGGGCGCATCGAACGTTTCCCGGACGGCTCGACGTGGACGCGCTCTCGGTGGGGGAACGCCAGGTGTTCTTCGGTTCCGGTGCGATGGCCGGAGACTTCCGAGACTGGGTACTCGTGTGCAATTGGGCTCGGGAGATAATCGCCTGGCTCGAGGGAGGGGAATGTGGGTCGTGA
- a CDS encoding rhodanese-like domain-containing protein, producing the protein MILEQYYLECLSHASYLIGDESTGRAIVVDPRRDIAEYLDDAAKFGLTIEGVVNTHFHADFVSGHLELMDATGAWIGFGEAAETEYPIRRLRDGERLSLGEVELGILSTPGHTWESISVLVRDHPGATPTAVLTGDSLFIGDVGRPDLVNPGDGSTGDLAEAMYRTVHDILMTLPDEVVVMPAHGAGSSCGKNLSTELTSTIGEQRSTNPSVQPMTEQAFVALVTDGQPAAPAYFSADAALNKQIHPLLSSSRTVPELTPEAMRAELAAGTRVLDARSVDDFAIGHLRGSINVGFDGRFAETGGMVAEIGGRIVLVAYPGDEQEAAVRLARVGSDNVIGYLEVDRDGRFPAALTELVEPAERTTVAQLDALLAADDVTLVDIRNPGERDIGTIPNTTPIPLAQMRTRLEHVPTGRPIVVHCAGGWRSSVAASLLRAHGFENVSDLLGGYDAWAEAHASA; encoded by the coding sequence TTGATCCTCGAGCAGTACTACCTCGAATGCCTCTCCCACGCTTCGTATCTGATCGGAGACGAGAGCACCGGCCGGGCCATCGTCGTCGATCCGCGTCGCGACATCGCCGAATACCTCGACGACGCGGCGAAGTTCGGACTCACGATCGAGGGTGTCGTGAACACTCATTTCCACGCCGACTTCGTCTCCGGCCACCTCGAATTGATGGACGCCACCGGCGCGTGGATCGGCTTCGGTGAAGCCGCCGAGACCGAATATCCCATCCGACGACTACGCGACGGTGAACGCCTCTCGCTCGGCGAGGTCGAACTCGGCATTCTCTCCACTCCCGGCCACACGTGGGAATCGATCTCGGTGCTGGTTCGTGACCATCCCGGTGCCACACCCACAGCCGTGCTCACCGGCGATTCTCTTTTCATCGGCGATGTCGGGCGACCGGACCTGGTCAATCCCGGGGACGGATCCACGGGCGATCTCGCCGAAGCGATGTATCGCACGGTGCACGACATCCTGATGACACTGCCGGACGAGGTCGTGGTCATGCCGGCTCACGGAGCCGGATCGTCCTGTGGCAAGAACCTGTCCACCGAGCTGACCTCCACCATCGGTGAGCAGCGGTCTACCAACCCGTCGGTGCAACCGATGACCGAGCAGGCCTTCGTTGCGCTCGTCACCGACGGCCAGCCCGCAGCACCGGCGTACTTCTCCGCCGACGCCGCACTGAACAAGCAGATCCATCCACTGCTGTCGTCGAGCCGCACCGTTCCCGAGCTGACTCCCGAGGCAATGCGAGCCGAGCTTGCTGCCGGAACACGAGTGCTCGACGCGCGCAGCGTGGACGACTTCGCGATCGGTCATCTTCGGGGATCGATCAACGTGGGCTTCGACGGTCGCTTCGCCGAGACCGGTGGAATGGTAGCCGAGATCGGCGGACGCATCGTTCTCGTCGCGTATCCGGGTGACGAGCAGGAAGCCGCAGTGCGGCTGGCCAGAGTCGGGTCGGACAACGTCATCGGCTATCTCGAGGTCGACCGCGACGGAAGATTTCCCGCGGCACTGACCGAACTGGTCGAGCCCGCCGAGCGCACCACCGTCGCGCAGCTCGACGCACTGCTGGCAGCGGACGACGTCACGCTGGTGGATATCCGCAACCCCGGCGAACGCGACATCGGCACCATTCCGAACACAACGCCGATACCGTTGGCGCAGATGAGAACTCGACTCGAACATGTGCCGACAGGGAGGCCCATCGTGGTGCATTGCGCCGGCGGGTGGCGTTCCAGTGTGGCCGCATCACTGCTCCGAGCGCACGGATTCGAGAACGTCTCGGACTTACTCGGCGGTTACGACGCATGGGCCGAAGCCCACGCGTCGGCCTGA
- a CDS encoding sulfite exporter TauE/SafE family protein, which produces MTVVLALGFGASIGILLGLLGGGGSILAVPVLVFAVGLEVEEAIPVSLIVVGAASAVGVLPKLRARRVEWRLAVVFAASGIPATFAGSAVGRLLPDEVLLLGFAAVMVAAGARMLAERGDIGTACRTTGSGIDWRHCAPRSIPAGLAVGFMTGLFGVGGGFLIIPVLVLALGIEMSVAVGTSLVIIVANSVAGLFSHLSGTGIDWSITVLFAGAATVGSLLAARWGTRVDTDRLQRLFAYLVFTVAGYVVIDAVLLS; this is translated from the coding sequence ATGACAGTGGTGCTGGCGCTCGGATTCGGTGCCTCGATCGGAATTCTGCTGGGCCTGCTCGGCGGAGGCGGCTCGATTCTCGCCGTTCCGGTGTTGGTGTTCGCTGTGGGGTTGGAGGTAGAGGAAGCAATCCCCGTCTCGTTGATCGTCGTCGGTGCGGCATCGGCAGTCGGGGTGCTACCGAAGCTGCGCGCTCGGCGCGTCGAATGGCGGCTTGCGGTCGTCTTCGCGGCGAGCGGCATTCCCGCGACCTTCGCCGGGAGCGCCGTCGGCCGATTGCTTCCGGACGAGGTCTTGCTGCTCGGCTTCGCTGCCGTGATGGTGGCGGCCGGCGCTCGAATGCTCGCCGAGCGTGGGGATATCGGAACGGCCTGCAGAACCACGGGTTCGGGTATCGACTGGCGACACTGCGCGCCACGTTCCATTCCGGCCGGTCTTGCCGTCGGATTCATGACCGGACTGTTCGGCGTCGGAGGCGGTTTCCTCATCATTCCGGTGCTGGTGCTCGCGCTCGGAATCGAGATGTCGGTCGCGGTAGGCACCTCGTTGGTCATCATCGTCGCCAACTCTGTCGCCGGTCTGTTCTCGCATCTGAGCGGCACCGGTATCGACTGGTCCATCACAGTCCTCTTCGCGGGCGCGGCAACAGTCGGATCCCTCCTGGCCGCGCGCTGGGGCACGCGAGTCGACACCGATCGACTGCAACGCCTGTTCGCCTACCTGGTCTTCACGGTGGCTGGATACGTCGTCATCGACGCGGTTCTACTGAGCTGA